From one Balaenoptera acutorostrata chromosome 6, mBalAcu1.1, whole genome shotgun sequence genomic stretch:
- the ZBTB6 gene encoding zinc finger and BTB domain-containing protein 6 — protein sequence MAAESDVLHFQFEQQGDVVLQKMNLLRQQNLFCDVSIYINDTEFQGHKVILAACSTFMRDQFLLTQSKHVRITILQSAEVGRKLLLSCYTGALEVKRKELLKYLTAASYLQMVHIVEKCTEALSKYLEIDLSMKNNNQHADLCQSSDPDVKNEEENSDKDCEIIEISEDSPVNIDFHVKEEENNALQSAVESLTSERKEMKSPELSSVDIGFKDSEIRILHVESISTGGVENGKFSQPCTSSKASMYFSETQHSLINSTVESRVAEVPGNQDQGLFCENTEGSHGTVNEIQNLEDAFSLRHQCPRCPRGFLHVENYLRHLKMHKLFLCLQCGKTFTQKKNLNRHIRGHMGIRPFQCTVCLKTFTAKSTLQDHLNIHSGDRPYKCHCCDMDFKHKSALKKHLTSVHGRSSGEKLPRHDLERQNRL from the coding sequence ATGGCTGCTGAGTCTGATGTTCTGCACTTCCAGTTTGAACAGCAAGGAGATGTAGTCTTGCAGAAAATGAATCTCTTGAGACAGCAGAATTTATTTTGTGATGTTTCAATTTATATTAATGACACTGAGTTCCAGGGGCACAAGGTGATTTTAGCTGCTTGCTCCACTTTTATGAGAGATCAATTTTTACTCACGCAGTCAAAACATGTCAGAATCACCATCTTGCAGAGTGCAGAAGTTGGCAGAAAATTGTTGCTCTCTTGCTACACTGGAGCACTTGAAGTTAAAAGGAAAGAGCTTTTGAAATACTTGACTGCTGCTAGTTACCTTCAGATGGTTCACATTGTGGAAAAGTGCACAGAAGCTTTGTCAAAATATCTGGAAATTGATCtttctatgaaaaataacaaTCAACATGCTGACCTGTGTCAATCCTCTGATCCAGATGttaagaatgaagaagaaaattcaGATAAAGACTGTGAGATCATTGAAATTTCAGAGGATAGTCCTGTAAACATAGATTTCCatgttaaagaagaagaaaacaatgcTTTACAGTCTGCAGTAGAGAGCTTGAcatcagaaagaaaggaaatgaagtcaCCGGAGCTGTCTTCAGTAGACATAGGTTTTAAAGACAGTGAAATTCGTATCCTCCATGTGGAATCAATCAGTACTGGGGGTGTAGAAAATGGGAAGTTTTCACAGCCTTGTACCTCTTCAAAAGCAAGCATGTATTTCTCGGAAACACAGCATTCACTGATCAATTCTACAGTTGAGAGCAGAGTGGCAGAAGTTCCTGGGAATCAAGATCAGGGCTTATTCTGTGAGAATACTGAAGGAAGTCATGGTACAGTGAATGAGATTCAGAATCTAGAGGATGCTTTTTCCCTGAGGCACCAGTGCCCCCGGTGCCCTCGGGGGTTTCTTCACGTTGAAAACTATCTGCGCCACCTTAAGATGCATAAACTGTTCTTGTGCTTACAGTGTGGGAAAACatttacacaaaagaaaaatctcaaccgGCACATTCGAGGGCACATGGGCATACGGCCCTTTCAGTGTACTGTATGCCTGAAGACATTTACTGCTAAAAGCACACTTCAGGACCACTTGAACATACACAGTGGGGATCGGCCATACAAATGCCACTGTTGTGACATGGATTTCAAGCACAAATCTGCTCTCAAAAAGCACTTAACCTCTGTCCATGGCAGAAGCAGTGGTGAAAAACTACCCAGGCATGATCTGGAAAGGCAAAATCGGCTATAA
- the ZBTB26 gene encoding zinc finger and BTB domain-containing protein 26 isoform X1, translating into MERLGRRSRLRRRSAKMSERSDLLHFKFENYGDSMLQKMNKLREENKFCDVTVLIDDIEVQGHKIVFAAGSPFLRDQFLLNDSREVKISILQSSEVGRQLLLSCYSGVLEFPEMELVNYLTAASFLQMSHIVERCTQALWKFIKPKQPMDSKEGCEPQSASPQSKEHQGDARGSPKQDSPCIHPSEDSMDMEDSDIQIVKVESIGDVSEVRSKKDQNQFISSEPTALHSSEPQHSLINSTVENRVSEIEQNHLHNYALSYTGSDNIIMASKDVFGPNIRGVDKGLQWHHQCPKCTRVFRHLENYANHLKMHKLFMCLLCGKTFTQKGNLHRHMRVHAGIKPFQCKICGKTFSQKCSLQDHLNLHSGDKPHKCNYCDMVFAHKPVLRKHLKQLHGKNSFDNANERNVQDLTVDFDSFACTTVTDSKGCQPQPDATQVLDAGKLAQAVLNLRNDSTCVN; encoded by the coding sequence GTCTGCCAAAATGTCTGAAAGATCAGATCTCCTTCACTTCAAGTTTGAAAATTATGGAGATTCAATGttacaaaaaatgaacaaattaagaGAAGAGAATAAATTTTGTGATGTTACAGTTCTCATAGATGATATTGAGGTACAGGGGCATAAAATTGTGTTTGCTGCAGGTTCCCCCTTCTTAAGAGACCAATTTTTACTGAACGATTCCAGAGAGGTGAAAATCTCCATATTACAGAGTTCCGAAGTGGGGAGACAATTGCTCTTATCCTGTTACAGTGGTGTGCTGGAATTCCCTGAGATGGAACTGGTAAATTACTTGACGGCTGCGAGCTTTCTTCAGATGAGCCACATTGTAGAACGGTGCACACAGGCCTTGTGGAAGTTTATAAAGCCAAAACAACCAATGGATAGTAAAGAGGGATGTGAACCGCAGAGTGCTTCTCCCCAGTCAAAAGAACATCAGGGAGATGCCAGAGGCTCCCCAAAGCAGGACTCACCTTGTATCCATCCATCTGAAGACAGTATGGATATGGAGGACAGTGATATTCAGATTGTTAAGGTAGAATCTATTGGGGATGTATCAGAGGTTAGAAGTAAAAAAGATCAGAACCAGTTTATTTCTTCTGAACCCACTGCTTTACATTCATCAGAGCCCCAGCACTCCCTGATAAATTCAACTGTGGAAAACAGAGTAAGTGAAATAGAACAAAACCACCTCCACAATTATGCCCTGTCTTACACAGGCAGTGATAACATCATCATGGCCTCAAAAGATGTCTTTGGGCCTAATATTCGAGGTGTAGACAAAGGCCTACAGTGGCATCACCAATGCCCAAAGTGTACCAGGGTGTTTCGTCACCTGGAGAACTAcgccaaccatttaaaaatgcacaaaCTCTTTATGTGTCTACTCTGCGGCAAGACTTTTACTCAGAAAGGCAACCTTCATCGACACATGCGTGTGCATGCCGGCATTAAACCTTTCCAGTGTAAAATCTGTGGGAAAACCTTTTCTCAGAAGTGTTCCTTACAAGATCATCTTAACCTTCACAGTGGAGATAAGCCCCATAAATGTAACTATTGTGACATGGTTTTTGCACATAAGCCAGTTTTGAGGAAACATCTTAAACAGCTGCATGGCAAAAACAGCTTTGATAATGCCAATGAAAGAAATGTGCAGGACCTCACAGTGgactttgattcttttgcatgtacaACAGTCACAGACTCTAAAGGGTGTCAGCCACAGCCTGATGCGACACAGGTCCTGGATGCAGGTAAACTGGCCCAAGCTGTCCTGAACTTAAGGAATGATAGTACTTGTGTGAATTGA
- the ZBTB26 gene encoding zinc finger and BTB domain-containing protein 26 isoform X2 codes for MSERSDLLHFKFENYGDSMLQKMNKLREENKFCDVTVLIDDIEVQGHKIVFAAGSPFLRDQFLLNDSREVKISILQSSEVGRQLLLSCYSGVLEFPEMELVNYLTAASFLQMSHIVERCTQALWKFIKPKQPMDSKEGCEPQSASPQSKEHQGDARGSPKQDSPCIHPSEDSMDMEDSDIQIVKVESIGDVSEVRSKKDQNQFISSEPTALHSSEPQHSLINSTVENRVSEIEQNHLHNYALSYTGSDNIIMASKDVFGPNIRGVDKGLQWHHQCPKCTRVFRHLENYANHLKMHKLFMCLLCGKTFTQKGNLHRHMRVHAGIKPFQCKICGKTFSQKCSLQDHLNLHSGDKPHKCNYCDMVFAHKPVLRKHLKQLHGKNSFDNANERNVQDLTVDFDSFACTTVTDSKGCQPQPDATQVLDAGKLAQAVLNLRNDSTCVN; via the coding sequence ATGTCTGAAAGATCAGATCTCCTTCACTTCAAGTTTGAAAATTATGGAGATTCAATGttacaaaaaatgaacaaattaagaGAAGAGAATAAATTTTGTGATGTTACAGTTCTCATAGATGATATTGAGGTACAGGGGCATAAAATTGTGTTTGCTGCAGGTTCCCCCTTCTTAAGAGACCAATTTTTACTGAACGATTCCAGAGAGGTGAAAATCTCCATATTACAGAGTTCCGAAGTGGGGAGACAATTGCTCTTATCCTGTTACAGTGGTGTGCTGGAATTCCCTGAGATGGAACTGGTAAATTACTTGACGGCTGCGAGCTTTCTTCAGATGAGCCACATTGTAGAACGGTGCACACAGGCCTTGTGGAAGTTTATAAAGCCAAAACAACCAATGGATAGTAAAGAGGGATGTGAACCGCAGAGTGCTTCTCCCCAGTCAAAAGAACATCAGGGAGATGCCAGAGGCTCCCCAAAGCAGGACTCACCTTGTATCCATCCATCTGAAGACAGTATGGATATGGAGGACAGTGATATTCAGATTGTTAAGGTAGAATCTATTGGGGATGTATCAGAGGTTAGAAGTAAAAAAGATCAGAACCAGTTTATTTCTTCTGAACCCACTGCTTTACATTCATCAGAGCCCCAGCACTCCCTGATAAATTCAACTGTGGAAAACAGAGTAAGTGAAATAGAACAAAACCACCTCCACAATTATGCCCTGTCTTACACAGGCAGTGATAACATCATCATGGCCTCAAAAGATGTCTTTGGGCCTAATATTCGAGGTGTAGACAAAGGCCTACAGTGGCATCACCAATGCCCAAAGTGTACCAGGGTGTTTCGTCACCTGGAGAACTAcgccaaccatttaaaaatgcacaaaCTCTTTATGTGTCTACTCTGCGGCAAGACTTTTACTCAGAAAGGCAACCTTCATCGACACATGCGTGTGCATGCCGGCATTAAACCTTTCCAGTGTAAAATCTGTGGGAAAACCTTTTCTCAGAAGTGTTCCTTACAAGATCATCTTAACCTTCACAGTGGAGATAAGCCCCATAAATGTAACTATTGTGACATGGTTTTTGCACATAAGCCAGTTTTGAGGAAACATCTTAAACAGCTGCATGGCAAAAACAGCTTTGATAATGCCAATGAAAGAAATGTGCAGGACCTCACAGTGgactttgattcttttgcatgtacaACAGTCACAGACTCTAAAGGGTGTCAGCCACAGCCTGATGCGACACAGGTCCTGGATGCAGGTAAACTGGCCCAAGCTGTCCTGAACTTAAGGAATGATAGTACTTGTGTGAATTGA